The stretch of DNA ACCGGCGGGCCAGCGCCGCCCGGGAGGCCCCGCACTCGGCGGCCAGTCCGGCCACCGTCCAGGCCCGTCCGGGGTCGGCGTGCAGCAGCCGCAGCGCCCGGCCCACCACCGGGTCGGTGCGGGCCCGGTACCAGGCCGGCGCGGTGCTGCGCTCCCGGGCGAACCAGGCCCGCAGCGCGCCGATGAGCAGCAGGTCCAGCAGCCGGTCCAGGACGACCTCCTGGCCGGGCTCGTCGCGCCCGATCTCTTCGGCGAGCATCGACGGCAGCGGGGTGTCCCAGGAGTCGGCGGGCACGTGCGCCAGCGGCGGGAGGACGTCGAGCAGGCGCCGGCTGACCTCGCCCTCCACCAGGTAGGTGCCGACCAGCATCTCGGTGGAGGCGTGCTCGCCGTCGCCCCAGGTGCGCACGCCCAGCGACATCGTCTCCCAGAGCGGCTCGCCGTAGAGGGTGTGGCACTTCTGGTCGGCGTCGATCACCGCCCGGGTGGGCGAGGCCGGGTCGTCGGCGACCGTATAGGGGCCGTTCCAGCGCACCACCGCCACGTCGCCCGGGCCCAGCCGCACCGGTTCGGCGCCCTCGCAGGCCATGTACGCCTCGCCGCGGACCACCGCGGTCAGGCTCAGCGGAGCCTCGTCCTCCACCCGGATCGACCAGGGGGGTTCGAGCAGCGTGCGGAGCAGGAAGGCGCCGCGCGCCCGCGGGCCGTCGAGCAGGCCCGTCAGTTCGTCCATCCCGGATCGACCTCCCAGCACCGAGGCCCCCGCGCCGCCGGGAAGCCGCCGAACGGAACCGATGATAGACGCTCGCGTATGCGGGTGAGCGCTGAACCCATAGTCCGTCTCGCCCGGGTCCGGTTCAATCGAGATCGTTCAGCGGTCCCGCCGGGGCCGCCCGCCGGGAGGAGAGACCCATGCAGGACCTGTTGCGCACCGCCGCCGGGGTGGCGGCCCTGATCGCGGCCGGCCTGAACGCGGGCCTGTTCTTCGGCTTCACCACGGCCGTCATGCCGGGGCTGAGCGGAGCCTCCGACACCGCGTTCATCGACGTGATGCAGCGGATCAACCGGAGGATCCTCAACCCGCGGTTCTTCTCGGTGTTCTTCGGCGCCCCGCTCCTGGCGCTGCTCTGGGCGGTGGCGGCGACCGGTTCCGGCGCCGCCCCGGCGGTGCCGGCCTGGGCCGCGTTCGCGCTGCTGGCCGGGCACTTCCTGATCACCGTGGCGGTCAACGTGCCGCTGAACAACGCGCTGGAGGCCGCGGGGCAGGCCGGCCGGGCGGCCGACCCGGCGCAGGTCCGGGCCCGCTTCGAGGGGCCGTGGAACCGGTGGAACCAGGTCCGTACGGTGCTCAGCGCCGCGGCACTGGCCTGCGCGGCCGCCGGCCTCGCCCTGCTCTGATCCGCCGCGGTCGTGGCGCCGGTCCGATCGCTCGGACCGGCGCCGGCGCGCTCAGGGCTCCAGGTCCAGGGCGGCCTTTCCGCTGCCGTCCATGTAGAGCGGCACCGAGGCGTGCGCGTGCACGATCTCCCAGCGGCCTCCGGTCCTGCGCAGGCCGACCGTCTCCCGGAACCACACGCGGCTCTTCTCCCCGCCGGCCCGCTCCCCGGTGAGCAGGGCCAGGCCGTGGCAGAAGGCGACGTTGCCCCCGACGAACACCTTCAGGTCGCGGCTCTCGATGCCGACCGGGCCGGTGAAGGAGTCGTACCACTCCTGCAGTCCGCCGGGGTCGCGCGCCTGGTCGCCGGCGTAGCGCAGCGGCGGCGCCAGTTCGTAGGTCACCACGTCGGGCGCGATCCGGGCGAGGCTGGCCTGCACGTCCTTGGCCCGCATCGCCGCCGCGCGCTCCTCCAGCAGCCTGCGGATCTCGGCCTCGTCGGCCCCGGTGTCCGTCGTGTCCGCCATGGCCGCTGCTCCTCTCCGGGGCGGTCCCGCCCCTGTCGCCGCTCTCCCCTCTATGACCGCGGCCGGCCGGAGAAGTCATCGCGCGCCGCGCGGCCGGGCAGGAACCGGAGGCCCAGGCCGAGCACGACCGCCGCCCCGCACACCCCGGCGGCGGCCACCGCGGCACCGGGCGGGGCGAACTCGGCGACGGCGCCGGCCGCGGCGAACCCCGCCCCCTGGGTGATCATCATCCCGGCCGAGGAGATCGCGAACACCCGGCCGCGCAGCGCCTCCGGGGCGGCCTCCAGCAGCAGGGCGTCCACCGCCAGGGTGTAGCCGAAGCCGAGCGCGCCCACGGCCAGCGCGGCCACCGCCACCGCCGGCGCCGGGTCGGCGAGGAAGACCGGGAAGGGGGCGAACACCAGCAGGGCCGCCGGCACCATCCAGCGGCGCCGCTGCTCCGCGGTGAGCAGCGAGCCGGCCAGCAGCTCCCCGGCCACGGTGCCCACCGGGTCGGCGGTCAGCAGCAGTGCGACGAGCAGCGGGCCGCCGCCCATCCCGTCGGCGAGCGGCGCGGCCAGCGCCTCGGGCCACACCGCCAGCGCCGGCGGGACCCAGATGAGCAGCAGCACCGCGCGCAGCCGGGGGGCGCCGAACGCCTCCCGGACCCCGGCCAGCGAGTCGCCGAGCAGCCGCCCGCCCGCGCCGGCGGCCTGCCGCGCGGGCCGGGCCGGGGTGCCCAGGCCGATCAGCGCGGCGGAGGCGGCCATCAGCGCCGCGGCGACCAGCAGCGCGGTGGACGGCCGCACCAGCAGGAGCAGGGTGCCGCCGAAGGAGAAGCCGGCGATCTGCGCGGTCTGCGCGGCCATCCGCAGCAGGGAGCGGCCCAGCGGGAACACCTCGGCGGGCAGCACGTCGGCGAGCGCGGCCGAGCGGCTCCCGGAGTACACCGGGGCGATGGTGCCGCTGACCGCGAGCAGGGCCAGCATCACCGGGATGGGCGTGCCGGGCAGGGCCATGGCGGCCATGACGGCGCCGACCGCGCCCTGGGCGGCCACCATGACCCGGCGCGCGGGGAAGCGGTCGGCCGCCGCGGACAGCAGCGAGGCGCCGAGCAGGTGCGGCAGGAACCCAAGCGCGAAGGCGAGCGCCGACAGCAGCGGCGACCCGGTGCGCTGAAAGATCAGCACCGAGAGCGTGACCTGCACCGCGACCTGGGCGAGGATGGCGAGGACCTCGGCGGCGAACAGCACCCGGAACTCGGGCACGGCGAGCGCCCCCGCATATCCCTGGCGGGGTCCGGACACATCGGCGGAGCGGCCGTCGGCCGCGGAGGAAGGCATGCCCCCACGCTGCCGGGGCGGACCGGCCCGCTCAACGGATTCGCCCCTGCCCGAATCCTCCGCGCCGACCTCTCCATCCTTCCTGCTCAGGACGTTCGGCTTCTCGCCCGGTCGATTCCGCTCGCCGAACGCCCGCAAAGTCATTCCTTGACACGAATATTCTTTATGGAGAATAATTCGGGCCATGGACGACGGACTCCTCACCGCACTGGCCGACCCGGCCCGCTGGCGGCTGGTGAACCTGCTGGCCGAACGGCCCCGCCCGGTCGGCGTCCTGGCCGAACTCGCCGGGGCGCGCCAACCGCAGACCACCAAGCACCTGCAGACCCTGGAGCGCGCCGGCCTCGTCACCTCGCAGCGCAGCGGCCAGCGCCGCATCTACGCGCTGCGGGCCGCCCCGCTGCACGACCTGGCCGGCGTCCTCACCCGGCTCGCCGACGCCGCCGACCGGTCCGGCGGCCCGGACAGCACCTTCGACCGCTACGGACGCGGCCTGCACGCCGAGCGGGCGGCCGCCGGCGAGGGGGCGGGGTGGGCCGACGGCCGCTCGTTCGCCTTCTCCCGGCCGCTGGCCGGCCGCCCCGAGGCGGTCTGGCTGCACCTCACCGAGACCGACCTGCTCGCCCGCTGGTGGGCACCGGAGGACCTGCGCGTCTCCGAGCTCGCCTTCGACGCGCGGCCGGGCGGGCGCATCGTCCTGGAGTACCGCGACGCCGAGGACGCGAGCGGCTCCGACCAGGTCGCCGGCCGCGCCGAGGGCGCCGTCGAGGAGGCGAGCCCAGGCGAGCGCCTCACCTACCGGCTCTCCCCGCTGCTGCCCGACGGCACCCCGGCCTTCACCGCCCGCGTCGGCTTCCGCCTCCGCCCCACCGATGCCGGCACCGGCCTCGACGTCGACTACCGGATCACCGACAGCACCACCGACTCCGCGGACTTCATCGCCGGCATCGAGATCGGCTTCGGCCAGAGCCTCGACAGGCTCGCGGCGAACATCGCGGCCCACGCCCACGACACCGACAGGAGCATCTGATGGGACGACTGATCATCAACACCGGCATGACCGTCAACGGGGCCTTCGAGGCGCCGGCGCCCGAACCGCACGGCGGATGGCTGGTCACCGACCCCGACAGCATGCAGGCCGGACTCGAAATGTGGCTGGCGGCCGACGCCATGGTGCTGGGGCGCAGAACCTACGAAGGGCTGTCCAAGGCCTGGCCCGCACTCGCCGACGCCCCGGGGTTCGAGGCCTATGCGGCCCGCATGAACGGCATGCCCAAGTACGTCGCCTCCCGGACCCTGAACGCGCCGCTGGAGTGGAACGCCACCCTCCTGGAAGGGGACCTCGCCGATGCCGTGAAGGCGCTCAAGGCCGAGCACCACGGCAACCTGATCGTCCCCTGCGCCGGGGAACTGACCCGCGACCTTATCGCCCGCGGCCTGGTCGACGAGTTCTGGTTCACCGTCAGCCCCTACCTGTGGGCGGCCGGGCCGCGGATCTTCGACGACGTCGGCCCCCTCCGGCTGGAGCTCACCGCCGCCACGACCTTCCCCTCGGGCGTGGTCCGCCTCTGCTACCGGCCCGCCTCCGCGGGCACGCCCGCCGCCTGATGACCTGCCGCTCGTTCCCGGGCCGCCGAGACCGCGTGGGGACGTCCTCCGGGACGACGGCCGTGGCGCTGCGGGAATGATCGGAGCGCCCTTCCGCATCGCAGCATCACGATCGTCGGGGGAAGGGATGGGACACAAGGCGTTTCCCGCTGCACGCCGCTCTTCCCCATCCGGCGATCTGGGCTCACGCGAACGCGTCCGCGCCGCTCGGGGCGGGCGGGAGCAGACGCGCCAGGACCTGCGGCCGTTCCAGGCAGGCGACCACGATGACGCCGTCCGCCGACTCCCCCTGGACGGAGAGTCCGCCCTCGTTCGGGCCGAGGAGGACGGCACACTGCCCGGGCGGGGCCGGGACGAACGTCACCGACGGCGGGTTCCCCACGGCGTTGCCGAAGCACCCCGCTTCCACATGGTCGAACAGTGCGGTCCGCGGCCCCCGCGGCGGTCCTGCATCCTAGGCGTGCGGTCGGGACCCGGCCGCGAGGAGGAACCGGAGAGGGGGCGGCGCGGTGGCCGGACGGGTGGTCTTCGGCCACGAGGACCTGATGCGCTGCAGGTTCGCGGTGTCCCCGCTGTGGGAGACCTTCGCCGCGGTGCACACCCTCTTCGAGCCGCACCGGCAGGGCTTCCACCTGCCGTGGGTGCGCGCCGCGCGGCTGCCGGCGGAGGTGGACCTGGAACCGTTCCGGCTGCTCCTGCCGCGCCCCGGATACGTCCCCGACTTCCTCACCCCGCCGCCGCTGGGGCCGCTCGCCCCCATCGAGGAGGAGCTGGAGCGGCTGCGCGCCATCCCGCCCGCGCAGGTCGGCGCCGAGCTGCGGGCCTGCCTGCTCGATCCGCGCCGGGCCCTGCCCGCCTCAGCGACCGATCCGCTGCTCGCCGATCCCGCGGCGACCCGGGACGCCATGGCCGACCTGCTCTCGGCCTGCTGGGAGCACCTGCTGCGCCCGCACTGGCCCCGGCTGCGCGCCCTGCTCGACGCCGACGTCGCCGACCGCTCGCGCACCCTCGCCGAGCACGGCCTGGAGCGGCTGGTGACCGCCCTGGACGGCCGGCTCACCTGGAAACAGGGGACGCTGCACGTGGAGAGCAGGGCCGCCGCGGACGAGCTCCGCCTGGACGGGCGCGGCCTGCTGCTGATGCCCAGCGCGTTCGTCTGGCCCGAGCTGATCCTGGTCGGCGACGAGCCCTGGCAGCCGACGCTCATCTACCCGGCACGCGGTATCGGGGAGCTCTGGTCGCCCCCGCCCGGCCGCCCGCCCGAGGCCCTGGCCGCGGTACTCGGCCGCACCCGGGCCCGGCTGCTGGTCGCCCTGTCCCGCCCGGAGACCACCACCGGCCTCGCCGCCCGGCTGGGCCTCAGCCCGGCGAGCGTCTCCGCCCACCTCACCGCGCTGCGCGACGCCGGCCTGCTGGAGTCCTGGCGCTCCGGCCGCAGGGTCTTCTACGCCCGGACGGCCCTGGGCACCGCGCTGACCGGCGAGAACACCGATCCCGGCTGAGCGGCCGGCCCTCCTCCGATCGCTGCCCCCGCGGTGCCCGCCATGACGCCGCTCCGCCCGAAGCCGTCCACCCGGTCGACGCCGCTGATCCGGTAGAGCCCAATGCCGAGCACTCCTGGCTGTACCGGCCTGAATCGGGACCGGAGCCGTCCGACCGGCACCGAACGGGGTGCTTCTGGAGGCTCCTCGCGAAATGGACGGACCGGGGCGGACGGTAACAAATTCATCTCTTTGCGATCGCCATACTTTCTCCGTTGCCATGGTTCGCCTACGAATCCACCGGCATAGGGGGCGGGATGGAATTCTCCGAGAGAATCGCCGCGGCCACCGCGAAAGTCCAGCAGCACCGCGAGGTGACCCAGACCGAAGAGGCGGCGAAGAACGCCTTCGTCATGCCGTTCATCTCGACCGTCCTCGGCTACGACGTCTTCGACCCGCTTGAGGTGGTCCCCGAATTCACCGCGGACGTGGGGGTGAAGAAGGGGGAGAAGGTCGACTACGCCATCATGCGCGACGGCGAGGTACAAATGCTCGTAGAGTGCAAGCAGGCGAACGGCCCTCTCAAGGTGGAACACGCGTCTCAGCTGTACCGGTACTTCGCCGTCACCAACGCGCGCATCGCCGTGCTCACGAACGGCGTCGTCTACCAGTTCTACACCGACCTCGAAAAGCCGAACCAAATGGACTCCAGGCCGTTCCTCGTCCTCGACCTTCTCGACGTCGACGAAACCCTCATCCCGGAACTGCGCAAACTCAGCAAGGACGCGTTCGATCTTGACTCGGTGATCAGCGCGGCCGAGAAACTGAAGTACATAGGCGAGATCAAGCGGACGCTCGCCGCCCAGTTCCAGGAGCCCGAGGAGGAATGGGTCAGGTTCTTCACCTCCCGGGTGCACGGAGGCGTGTTCACCAGGCGGGTGCGCGAGCAGTTCACCTCGCTCGTCAGGGAGGCGGCCTCGCAGTTCCTCAATGACCAGGTGAACGGGCGGTTGAAGACGGCCCTGAGTTCGAGTCTTCCGCCGACCGGGCAGGAGGAGGAGCTCGAGGAGGAGGCCGAGGAGTCGCCGGACCGGGACGCCGGCATCGAGACCACCCTCGAGGAGCTGGAGGGCTACCGGATCGTCAAAGCGATCGCGTGCAGCGAGGTCAAACCGCAGCGGATCGCGCACCGCGACTCCAAGTCGTACTTCGCGATCCTCCTGGACGACAACAACAGGAAGCCGATCGCGCGGCTGCGTTTCAACGGCCGGACGAAGAAGTACCTCAGCACCTTCGACGCCGACAAGAACGAGACACGGCATCTCCTCAACTCGCTGGACGACATCTACCTGCACGCCGAGGAGATCCGTGAGGGGGTCCGCCGCCAGCTGAGCTGAGGAGCCCTGCAACCGTCCTTGCTTCCGGGGCCGCCCACGTGGCCGCGTTCCACGGCGGCGAGGGGCCGGGGCGGGGATTCGACGGGGAGCAGCGGCCCGTCGTTCTCCACCTCGGTTGCGAAGCGGTGCCGGAACCCCGCGTCGCCGCCCGGCCCCGCTCGGCCCGGCGTCAGGCCGCCCGGTGGGCGCCGGGCAGGGCCGAGGACGGGCGAACCCGGCGAAGGCCAGGCCGATGCAGAAGCCCGCGGCCTCCTCCAGCTGGCGGGCGCGGGAGAGCGGGCGTGCCGCCCAGGTCGCGGACCATCCGGCCGACGGTCTCCAGCGCGCCGGTGTCGTCGCCGCACATCGCGACCGTGCCGGCGGCCGCGCCGCCTTCCGCCCAGTGCGCCGCGGGGAACAGGTGGAACGCCTTCACCACGTGTGCGCCGGGGGCCAGCCCGGCGATCCGCTGCGCCGCCGAACCGCCGGCGCCGACCTGGAGCACGCCGCTGCCGTGCAGCACCGCGTTGCTCGGGTCGATCAGCGGGGTACCGGCCAGTGCGCCGTCCGCCGCGCCCGGGTCGGGCCCGGTGCCCGCGTCCCTGTGCCGGGCATGAGCGTCCCGAGGCGCGAGGCGCGGCGGAGGATTCCGCTCGCCCGCACCCGGTCAGGGCGGCACAGGCGATGCGCTCGGTGCTCGCGCCGGCTACGCGGGGGTGGCGCCGATAAAAATATGGCGATAATATTTTTTCATGGCACGTACCGCGGATCACGATGAACGCAGGCGGCAGGTGGCCGATGCGCTGCTGCGCACGGTGGCCCGGCGGGGCCTGGCCCGGACGACGCTGGTCGACGTCGCCGAGGAGGCCGGGGTCTCGGTAGGGCTGGTGCAGCGCTACTTCCGCTCCAAGACCGACCTGCTCCGCTTCGGCGTGGACCACGTCTACCGGCGCGGCGCGGACCGGCTGGCCGGGATCGAACTCGCACCGCCCCTCCGCGACCTGATGCTGAAGGTGACCGAGACGCTCCTGCCCCTGGACGACGACCGGCGCACCGAGCTCGCGGTGTGGCTGGAGTTCATCGCCGCCTCGCTCACCGACCCGGAGATGGCCCGCATCCACCGGGAGGCCACCCGGAAGATCGTCGACGGGCTGGCCGACGGGCTCCGCGGCGCGCAGGAGCGCGGCGAGCTCCGCGCCGACCTGGACCCGCGCGCCGAGGCCGCCGCGCTGACGGCCTTCGTGGACGGCCTCACCCTGCACCACCTCGCCACCGGCGAGGAATTCGAGGCCGAGGCGGTCCGCGCCGCCCTGGCCGGCTACATCGACCGGCTGTTCGGCACCGGGGGGCGGGAGTGACCTCCGGACTGGCCGCGATCCTCGCCGGCCTGGCCCTGCTGGACAGCATGAGCGTCGGCACCCTGTTCATCCCGGTCTGGCTGATGCTCGCCCCCGGCCGGATCCGCCCCCTCCGGTTCGCCGCCTACCTGGCCACGGTCGCGGTGTTCTACTTCCTGCTCGGCGCCGTGCTCAGCCTGGGCGCGGGAGCCGCCCTGCCGGGGGCGGCCGACCCGTCCGGCGGTCCCGCCGCGGCGGGACCCTCCCCGCTGCTCCGGTCCGCCATCGGGGCCGTCCTGCTGGTCGGCGGCTTCGTCCTGGAGCGGCGGGAGCGCAACCGGCAGGGGCACCCCCGCCGCCTGGTCCAGTGGCGGGAGCGGGCCATGACCGGCAGCGGCGGGGCGGCCGCCCTGATGGCGCTGGCCGTGGCGGCCGCACTGCTGGAGGCCGCGACCCTGCTGCCGTTCCTCGGCGCCATCGGCATCATGGCCGGACTCGGCCTTTCCGCGGCCGCGACGGCCGCGGGGCTGGCGATGTACTGCCTGATCATGGTGGCGCCTGCGGTCGCGCTCTTCCTCGGCAGGCTCTTCGCCCACGCCCGCATCGCCCCTTACCTGGAGCGGTTCGACCGCTGGTCGACCCGGAACGGCGGCAAGGTCATCGCCTGGGCCCTCCAGGGCCTCGGCGGCTTCCTGCTGGGCAACGGCCTGCTCGTGCACTTCCTCGGCTGAGCCCGCGGCCGCGGCCCCGGCGGATACCGGCCGGTCCGCCCCGCGACCAGGCGGGAAGAGGGCCCTCCGGCCCCCTGTTGCGGTGTGTACCGACCGACGGCCGACCGGAAGGACCGACTCCGTGGTGGAAGCGGAACCCCTACCGGTCGGTCGACATCCGGGGCACCGCCGAGCTGATCGAGGGCCCGGACAAGGCCTTCCTCCGCCGGATCGCCCGGAAGTACACCGACGAGGACCCCTCCGTCGAGCCGGACACCGTCCGGCGGCTGATCGTCAGGGTCGTCCCGGAGAAGGCCACCGGGACCTCGGGCTGACCCCGGGGGCCGGCGGCCCGGGCAGCGGGTGACGCCGCCCGGGCCGTGCGCTCAGGGGTGTGCCGGCTCGGGCTCTCCCCGTTCCGGGGCGGGGACGCCTGCCGGGCGGCGGTGCGACCAGGGGCGGGCCTCCTCCAGCTGGGCGGCGAGCCGGAGGAGCAGGCCCTCGCCGCCCTGGGCGGCGATGAACTGCACGCCCAGCGGCAGGTCGCCCGGGGTCCAGTGCAGCGGGACCGACATCGCGGGCACGCCGGTCAGGTTGGCCGTCAGGGTGAACGGGGTGGCGGTGAGGTTGTTGATCACCTCGGTGGTGACCAGGCCGGTCGCGGCGACCAGCCGTTCGGTGCGGGTGCGGACCAGCAGCCGCTCGGCGCTCCGCAGCCACCGGGGCGGGTCCAGCCGGCCGACGGCCACCGGCGGGCCGGCGATGGCCGGGGTGAGCAGCAGGTCGTAGCGCTCGTGGAACTCGGCCAGGGCCAGCACGTGCCGGTGCCACCGCTCGTTGCCGCGGACGTAGTCGGCCGCGGTGAGGGTGCGGCCCATCGCGGCGAGCATCAGGGTGTCCGGTTCGAAGTCCTCCACGCCGCAGCCGGTCTGCTCCCGGACGCCGTCGACCAGGGCGGCCATCGAGCCGTACCACAGGGTCGTGAAGTCCTCGGTGAGGGCGCGCCCGTCGATGGCGGGCTCGTCCTCGGTGACGTCGTGGCCGAGCAGCTCCAGCAGGGCCGCGGCCTCGCGCACCGCCTCCACCGCCTCCGGGTGCACCGGGGTGCCCAGCGGGGAGCGGGCGGTGAAGCCGATCCGAAGCCGGCCCGGGTCGCGGCCGGCCTCCTCGGCGTAGGCGCGTTCCGGCGGTGCGATGGGGTAGGGGGAGCAGGGCTCGGGGCCGGCCATCGCGTCCAGCAGGGCGGCGCTGTCCCGCACCGTGCGGGTGAGCACGCCGTTGACCGCCGCGCCGTGCATCGGCTCGCCCATGTCCGGCCCGAACGGCACCCGGCCGCGCCCCGGTTTGAGGCCGAACAGGCCGCAGCAGGCCGCCGGGATGCGGATCGACCCGCCGCCGTCGTTCCCGCCGGCGGCCGGCACCACCCCGGCCGCCACGGCCGCCGCCGACCCGCCGGAGGAGCCGCCCGGGGTGTGCCCGGTGTGCCAGGGGTTGCGGGCCGGGCCGAACTCCCGGGGCTCGGTGACGCCCTTCGCCCCGAACTCCGGCACGTTGGTCTTGCCGAACGGCACCAGGCCGGCGTCCAGCCAGCGGCGCACCACCTCGGCGTGGCGCGTCGCCGGCACGTGCCGCAGCGCCCGGCAGCCGGCCGAGGTCGGCACCCCGGCGTAGTCCTGGAACAGGTCCTTGAGCAGGAACGGGACACCGGCCAGCGGGCCGTCGAGCGGTCCGGACGCCCGTTCCCGGGCCTCGGCGTACATGGGCAGCACGATCGCGTTCAGCCGGGGGTTGACCTGCTCGGCGCGGGCGATCGCGGCCTCCAGCAGCTCGGCGGGGGTCACCTCTCCGGCCCGCACCAGTCCGGCCAGTCCGACTGCATCGTGTTCCATGTACTCGTCGACTCGCATGGTCGGGAACCTAGCACGCTGATGCAACCGGTTCTAGGTCGCCGCGGGGCGATGCGGCGGACCGCCGAAGAGGCACCGCTCCTCCCTACGGTGCCGGCGGCGCTCCGGGGCCGGACCGCCTCCTCCCCGGTGGGGCGCCGCCGGCGGTTCAGCCGGAGCGCAGTTCGCCCGCGCGGGCCGCCGCGAGCGCGATCCGCGCCGCCCGGTCGGCGGCCGCGCGGTCCACCGGTTCCCCGCTGACCAGCAGCCGGAAGTAGAGCGGTGCGGCGAAGGCCTTGACCACCTCGTGCGGGGCGGTCCCCTCGGGCAGCTCGCCGCGGGCCACGGCGCGCAGGACCACCGGCTCGGCGCGGCGCAGCCGGTCGCCGAGCACCCGGCGCCTGGTCTCGGCGACCTCCGGCAGCCGGCCCGCGTCGGTGCCCAGTACCGCGGCGATGACCCGCCCGGTCGGTCCGCCGAGGGTGTCGGCCAGTGAGCGGGCGAGCACCTCCAGGTCGCCCTGGACCGACCCGGTGTCGGGGATGGGGACCTCCTCGGCGACGCGCTCGGCGAGGGCGTCCACGACCAGGCCCTGCCGGTCCTTCCAGCGCCGGTAGACGGTGGTCTTGTGCACGCCGGCCCGGCGTGCGACGCCTTCCACGGTCAGGTCGGCGTAGCCCTTCTCGGCCAGCTCGGCGACGGTCGCGGCGCGCACCGCGGCGCGCACCTTGGGCCCTCGGCCGACGGTCGGCCTGCGCGGACTCTCTTCCAATGCAACTCCCTGTTGCGTTACGGGGGAGGGGTATGCGACATTCGCATTATCGCAACTTGGAGTTGCGATGTGTTCGCGGACCACCCCGAACCGAGGAGGTTCCCATGTTCTTCATCGAGGTCTCCGTCCCCAAGGGCGCACTCGACCCCGAACGCCGCCGCCTGCTGATGGAGCGGCTGGGGTCGGTGGACGAGCTGCTGCTGGGCGAGCCCATGCACCCCGCGGCCGAGCGCACCATGCGCTCCTGCTACCAGGCCGTCCTGCACGAGCCGGAGGTCTGGACGGTCGGCGGCGGCGTCTGGTCCGAGGGGGACCCGCCCCGCTACGCCGTCCGGATGCAGGTCCCCGGCAGCTGGCGCAAGGAGATGGCAGAGCACCTGATCCCGATCTTCCTGCGGATCATCGGCGAGGTCGACGGCGACCCGGAGGGCGTGGCCTCGGAGCCGCGCGCCCTGGTGAACGTCGTCGGCGTCCCCGAGGGCTCGGTCGGCGTCTTCGGCGGCCCGATGCGCTCCGAGGACCTGGGCCTCAAGGTCGGCCGGTCGTTCCGCGAGGCCCGGCGGCGCGGCGAGACCGCCCCCGGGCCGAGGCCGGGCGCCGTCTACGACCCGATGTGCGGGATGACGATCGACCTCTCCACCGCCGAGTTCACCCTGGAGCACGACGGCGAGGTCTACGGCTTCTGCTGCGAGCCCTGCCGGGCCGGTTTCCGGGAGGAGTTGGCCGGGACCTCCGCCTCCGGGTGACCGGCCCTGCCGGGGCGCCCGGGAACGCGCACTCGGCCCCGCGGGGCCGGCACGGCGCACCGC from Nocardiopsis composta encodes:
- a CDS encoding AraC family transcriptional regulator, with the protein product MDELTGLLDGPRARGAFLLRTLLEPPWSIRVEDEAPLSLTAVVRGEAYMACEGAEPVRLGPGDVAVVRWNGPYTVADDPASPTRAVIDADQKCHTLYGEPLWETMSLGVRTWGDGEHASTEMLVGTYLVEGEVSRRLLDVLPPLAHVPADSWDTPLPSMLAEEIGRDEPGQEVVLDRLLDLLLIGALRAWFARERSTAPAWYRARTDPVVGRALRLLHADPGRAWTVAGLAAECGASRAALARRFTALVGEAPVAYLTGLRLAIAADLLRDSDATLGSIARKVGYSTPFALSSAFKRAYGVSPTGHRARAAGR
- a CDS encoding anthrone oxygenase family protein, with protein sequence MQDLLRTAAGVAALIAAGLNAGLFFGFTTAVMPGLSGASDTAFIDVMQRINRRILNPRFFSVFFGAPLLALLWAVAATGSGAAPAVPAWAAFALLAGHFLITVAVNVPLNNALEAAGQAGRAADPAQVRARFEGPWNRWNQVRTVLSAAALACAAAGLALL
- a CDS encoding YybH family protein, whose product is MADTTDTGADEAEIRRLLEERAAAMRAKDVQASLARIAPDVVTYELAPPLRYAGDQARDPGGLQEWYDSFTGPVGIESRDLKVFVGGNVAFCHGLALLTGERAGGEKSRVWFRETVGLRRTGGRWEIVHAHASVPLYMDGSGKAALDLEP
- a CDS encoding MFS transporter; its protein translation is MPSSAADGRSADVSGPRQGYAGALAVPEFRVLFAAEVLAILAQVAVQVTLSVLIFQRTGSPLLSALAFALGFLPHLLGASLLSAAADRFPARRVMVAAQGAVGAVMAAMALPGTPIPVMLALLAVSGTIAPVYSGSRSAALADVLPAEVFPLGRSLLRMAAQTAQIAGFSFGGTLLLLVRPSTALLVAAALMAASAALIGLGTPARPARQAAGAGGRLLGDSLAGVREAFGAPRLRAVLLLIWVPPALAVWPEALAAPLADGMGGGPLLVALLLTADPVGTVAGELLAGSLLTAEQRRRWMVPAALLVFAPFPVFLADPAPAVAVAALAVGALGFGYTLAVDALLLEAAPEALRGRVFAISSAGMMITQGAGFAAAGAVAEFAPPGAAVAAAGVCGAAVVLGLGLRFLPGRAARDDFSGRPRS
- a CDS encoding metalloregulator ArsR/SmtB family transcription factor; this encodes MDDGLLTALADPARWRLVNLLAERPRPVGVLAELAGARQPQTTKHLQTLERAGLVTSQRSGQRRIYALRAAPLHDLAGVLTRLADAADRSGGPDSTFDRYGRGLHAERAAAGEGAGWADGRSFAFSRPLAGRPEAVWLHLTETDLLARWWAPEDLRVSELAFDARPGGRIVLEYRDAEDASGSDQVAGRAEGAVEEASPGERLTYRLSPLLPDGTPAFTARVGFRLRPTDAGTGLDVDYRITDSTTDSADFIAGIEIGFGQSLDRLAANIAAHAHDTDRSI
- a CDS encoding dihydrofolate reductase family protein, producing MGRLIINTGMTVNGAFEAPAPEPHGGWLVTDPDSMQAGLEMWLAADAMVLGRRTYEGLSKAWPALADAPGFEAYAARMNGMPKYVASRTLNAPLEWNATLLEGDLADAVKALKAEHHGNLIVPCAGELTRDLIARGLVDEFWFTVSPYLWAAGPRIFDDVGPLRLELTAATTFPSGVVRLCYRPASAGTPAA
- a CDS encoding ArsR/SmtB family transcription factor, which gives rise to MAGRVVFGHEDLMRCRFAVSPLWETFAAVHTLFEPHRQGFHLPWVRAARLPAEVDLEPFRLLLPRPGYVPDFLTPPPLGPLAPIEEELERLRAIPPAQVGAELRACLLDPRRALPASATDPLLADPAATRDAMADLLSACWEHLLRPHWPRLRALLDADVADRSRTLAEHGLERLVTALDGRLTWKQGTLHVESRAAADELRLDGRGLLLMPSAFVWPELILVGDEPWQPTLIYPARGIGELWSPPPGRPPEALAAVLGRTRARLLVALSRPETTTGLAARLGLSPASVSAHLTALRDAGLLESWRSGRRVFYARTALGTALTGENTDPG
- a CDS encoding type I restriction endonuclease; protein product: MEFSERIAAATAKVQQHREVTQTEEAAKNAFVMPFISTVLGYDVFDPLEVVPEFTADVGVKKGEKVDYAIMRDGEVQMLVECKQANGPLKVEHASQLYRYFAVTNARIAVLTNGVVYQFYTDLEKPNQMDSRPFLVLDLLDVDETLIPELRKLSKDAFDLDSVISAAEKLKYIGEIKRTLAAQFQEPEEEWVRFFTSRVHGGVFTRRVREQFTSLVREAASQFLNDQVNGRLKTALSSSLPPTGQEEELEEEAEESPDRDAGIETTLEELEGYRIVKAIACSEVKPQRIAHRDSKSYFAILLDDNNRKPIARLRFNGRTKKYLSTFDADKNETRHLLNSLDDIYLHAEEIREGVRRQLS